The following proteins come from a genomic window of Nicotiana tomentosiformis chromosome 12, ASM39032v3, whole genome shotgun sequence:
- the LOC138902472 gene encoding uncharacterized protein yields the protein MAWEIVTAFHQVVGIARRLEHICGLDREDMEAKKPQGFGGFSGSYSGGKVCLGKGFFSRPVKSAIQAVTLAMSGLPRFEWRGSLGHFPSRVVYFLKAQNMIEKEYLSYLDFVRNVSADAPMVDSVPVVRKFPDVFPIDISGMPPDRNIDFVIDLAHVTQPISFTLYRMAIGKLNELKEQLQELLDKGFIMPNMSPWGAPVLFVKKKDSSMRTCIDYSDWIKVDLKKIETVQSWTRPSTAIDIQSFLVLVGYHRCFMEGVSSIADSLTKLNQKDAPLRWSEECEESFKKFKTDFSTTPALMMPSGSGWLELLKDYDISILYHLWKANVVADALSRNVERMGSVTFFLNVERTLAMDVSALANILFSLFERIKACQYDDPHFLVLKDTRLHIDSKEVTIGDYGVLRLQDRVCVPNIDSLRELILEEAQNSWYSIHPSATKMYCHLKKHYWWRKMKDIVGHIYRCLNCQLVKYEHQKPGGLLLKIHIPE from the exons ATGGCATGGGAGATAGTGACTGCATTTCATCAGGTTGTGGGAattgctaggaggttagagcATATCTGTGGGCTAGATAGGGAGGATATGGAGGCTAAGAAGCCTCAAGgttttggaggatttagtggcTCCTACTCTGGGGGAAAGGTCTGTCTTGGTAAAGGATTTTTCAGTCGACCAGTTAAGTCTGCAATTCAG gctgtgacattggctatgtcggggttgccaaggtttgaatggagaggttctttgGGTCATTTTCCTAGTAGAGTGGTGTACTTTCTGAAAGCTCAAAATATGATTGAGAAGGAGTATTTGTCATACTTAGATTTTGTTAGAAATGTCAGTGCTGATGCTCCAATGGTTGATTCAGTCCCCGTAGTGAGAAagtttccagatgtgttcccTATAGACATATcgggaatgccacccgataggaatATTGATTTTGTTATTGACTTGGCACATGTCACCCAGCCCATATCTTTTACATTGTATCGTATGGCTATAGGAAAGTTGaatgaattgaaggaacaattgcagGAATTATTAGATAAAGGTTTCATCATGCCAAATAtgtcgccctggggtgcaccagttctatttgtaaaaaaGAAGGATAGTTCCATGAGGACGTGCATTGACTATAG TGATTggatcaaggtggatctgaagaagattgagacagttcagaGTTGGACCAGACCTTCTACCGCTATAGATATTCAAAGTTTCCTAGTTTTGGTTGGGTATCATCGCTGCTTTATGGAGGGGGTTTCATCCATTGCAGATTCACTGACCAAGTTGAATCAGAAGGATGCTCCACTTAGGTGGtctgaggaatgtgaggagagctttaagAAGTTCAAGACTGACTTTTCTACAACTCCAGCATTGATGATGCCTTCAGGATCAGG gtggttggagttgttgaaggattatgatatcagtATTCTCTATCATCTatggaaggccaatgtagtggcagacgccttgagtaggaaTGTAGAGAGGATGGGGAGTGTAACATTCTTTCTAAATGTAGAGAGGACTTTAGCTATGGATGTTTCGGCATTAGCCAACATattg TTTTCCTTatttgagcgcattaaggcttgccagtatgatgatccccactttctTGTCCTAAAGGACACAAGGCTACACATTGATTCTAAGGAAGTGACTATTGGTGATTATGGTGTGTTGCGGCTTCAGGATCGAGTGTGTGTTCCTAATATCGATAGCTTgagagagttaattcttgaggaggctcagaattcatggtattctattcatccaagtgccacaaagatgtattgTCACTTGaagaagcattattggtggaggaagatgaaggacattgttgggcATATTTATAGGTGTTTGAATTGCCAACTAgtcaagtatgaacatcagaaaccGGGTGGTTTGCTTCTGAAGATTCATATAccggagtag